Proteins encoded within one genomic window of Rhododendron vialii isolate Sample 1 chromosome 1a, ASM3025357v1:
- the LOC131319809 gene encoding receptor-like kinase TMK4 gives MVEHHQTHPTNFSFLFLLTTSSLLHLSSAASTTIATSTASKDDAAVMSKLAKSLTPTPTGWSTSNPCDWTGIACDSSGHVTSISLSSKSLSGQLPSELNLLSHLKSVSLQRNSLSGPLPSLSNLPSLQQAYLDNNNFTSIPSPFLTGLTSLQTLSLSENPNLPPWTLPETLADSTTLTTLYIGNSNLVGTMPDIFASLPSLQNLRLSYNNLTGALPPSFAKSGIQNLWLNNQRIGISGRIDVLGLMSQLSQVWLHQNQFSGPIPDLSQSTSLFDLSLRDNELTGPVPTSLTMLPKLVNVSLQNNKLQGPLPSFPSGVQVSLGETNNFCNPKPGPCDPQVTTLLEIAGGLGYPMGLAESWSGNNPCDGWKSISCDSKGSVTVLNFGKQGWSGIISPAIANLTGLTTLLLNDNNLTGTIPPGLTKLAQLRLLDVSNNNISGEVPSFGSGVTVKISGNPFLGGKIVSAGNATSPSPPSSSSPSSSNSSSPSESSSGGTTGSSSGGTGTGTVGTRKSSTSLWVIVGSAIAAVIVIVILSLVVYIRVVKKRSRRSKWASKGKEKSKKGGGSGSEMPSQSSADNTDIQVHDGGNVAIPIEVLREVTNNFSDDNILGRGGFGVVYRGQLQDGTQIAVKRMEAMVSSSKGLSEFQAEIAVLSKVRHRHLVALHGFCINGSERLLVYEYMPQGTLAQHLFSEMGLPPLTWKQRVTIALDVARGVEYLHGLAQQSFIHRDLKPSNILLGDDMRAKVSDFGLVKNAPDGKCSVETRLAGTFGYLAPEYASTGRVTTKVDVFAFGVVLMEIITGRKALDESLPDENSHLVTWFRRVLILNNKDSIRKSLDPVLDPDEETFESICKVTELAGHCTAREPLQRPDMGHVVTVLSPLVEQWKPTSQEVEDSFGIGFGMSLPQAIQQWQLGEGTTVIPSGYHYSYNTPISTPEGTSGFALGPRDGR, from the exons ATGGTAGAACACCACCAAACACATCCAACCAACttttccttcctcttcctcctcacaACCTCCTCCCTCCTCCATCTCTCCTCCgccgcctccaccaccatcgccacctCCACCGCGTCCAAAGATGACGCCGCGGTCATGTCCAAACTCGCCAAATCCCTCACCCCAACCCCCACCGGCTGGTCCACCTCCAACCCCTGCGACTGGACTGGCATTGCCTGTGACTCCTCCGGCCACGTCACCTCCATTTCCCTCTCCTCCAAATCCCTCTCCGGCCAACTGCCCTCCGAATTAAACCTGCTCTCTCACCTCAAATCCGTCTCTCTCCAACGCAACAGCCTCTCCGGCcccctcccttctctctccaacCTCCCCTCCCTCCAACAGGCCTATCTTGACAACAACAACTTCACCTCAATCCCTTCCCCTTTCCTCACCGGCTTAACCAGCTTGCAAACCCTCAGCCTCAGCGAAAACCCCAATCTACCCCCGTGGACCCTCCCCGAAACCTTAGCTGATTCCACAACCTTAACCACTCTCTACATTGGAAATTCCAATCTAGTCGGCACAATGCCGGATATATTTGCCTCGCTCCCGAGTCTTCAAAATCTCAGGCTTTCATATAATAATTTAACCGGTGCTTTGCCACCTTCGTTTGCCAAGTCGGGGATTCAGAACCTATGGCTCAACAACCAGCGCATTGGGATTTCGGGTAGGATCGACGTGCTTGGTTTAATGTCGCAGTTGTCACAG GTTTGGCTACATCAGAACCAATTTTCGGGTCCAATTCCTGATCTTTCCCAATCGACCTCCTTGTTTGATCTTTCGCTTCGCGATAACGAGTTAACGGGTCCTGTCCCGACGTCTCTGACTATGCTCCCAAAATTGGTTAACGTCTCGTTGCAAAACAACAAGTTACAGGGCCCACTACCTAGCTTTCCTAGTGGTGTTCAGGTGAGTCTTGGTGAAACTAATAATTTCTGTAATCCGAAACCCGGCCCGTGTGACCCGCAGGTGACTACATTGCTTGAAATTGCAGGGGGATTGGGTTACCCAATGGGTTTAGCTGAATCTTGGTCAGGGAATAACCCTTGCGACGGGTGGAAATCTATTTCCTGTGACTCTAAAGGAAGTGTAACGGTGCTTAATTTTGGGAAACAGGGTTGGAGTGGGATTATATCCCCTGCTATTGCTAACCTCACTGGATTGACCACTTTGCTTTTGAATGATAACAATCTTACTGGCACTATTCCTCCTGGATTGACAAAGTTGGCGCAACTCCGACTTCTTGATGTTTCCAATAATAACATTTCCGGTGAAGTACCGTCGTTTGGTTCGGGTGTAACAGTGAAGATATCTGGGAACCCGTTTCTTGGTGGGAAAATTGTTTCTGCTGGAAATGCaacttctccttctcctccttcttcttcttctccttcttcttcgaaTAGTAGCTCTCCGAGTGAAAGTTCATCCGGTGGGACTACTGGTTCATCATCCGGTGGAACTGGAACTGGGACTGTTGGAACACGTAAATCATCCACATCACTTTGGGTGATTGTTGGTTCCGCTATTGCTGCTGTGATTGTGATAGTAATTTTGTCATTGGTAGTTTACATACGGGTTGTGAAGAAAAGGAGTAGGAGATCCAAATGGGCTTCAAAAGGcaaagagaaatcgaaaaagggTGGAGGCTCTGGAAGTGAAATGCCTAGTCAAAGTAGTGCTGATAACACCGATATCCAAGTTCATGATGGTGGCAACGTTGCCATCCCAATAGAAGTACTCAGGGAAGTGACCAATAATTTCAGTGACGATAACATTTTGGGCCGTGGTGGATTTGGTGTTGTGTACAGAGGACAACTACAAGATGGGACCCAAATTGCGGTTAAGAGGATGGAAGCAATGGTGTCGAGTTCGAAGGGGCTCAGTGAGTTCCAAGCTGAAATTGCAGTTCTATCAAAGGTCAGGCACCGACATTTAGTCGCACTTCATGGGTTTTGTATCAATGGGAGTGAAAGGCTTTTGGTTTATGAGTACATGCCTCAGGGGACATTAGCCCAGCATTTGTTCAGTGAAATGGGATTACCTCCGCTTACATGGAAGCAAAGAGTCACCATAGCCTTGGATGTTGCCAGAGGGGTTGAGTACTTGCACGGCTTAGCGCAGCAGAGTTTCATTCACAGAGATCTAAAACCCTCTAACATACTACTTGGAGATGACATGAGAGCTAAGGTGTCTGATTTTGGATTGGTTAAGAACGCGCCAGATGGGAAGTGCTCGGTGGAGACTAGGTTGGCTGGAACATTTGGTTATTTAGCGCCAGAGTATGCTT CGACAGGGAGAGTGACAACAAAGGTTGATGTTTTCGCATTTGGGGTGGTGCTTATGGAAATAATCACAGGTAGAAAAGCGCTAGACGAGAGCTTACCAGACGAGAACAGCCATCTAGTTACTTGGTTCCGAAGGGTTCTTATTCTTAATAACAAGGACAGCATCAGGAAATCACTAGACCCCGTGCTGGATCCAGATGAAGAAACCTTTGAAAGCATATGCAAAGTAACGGAATTAGCAGGACACTGTACTGCTAGGGAGCCTTTGCAGCGCCCGGATATGGGTCATGTGGTGACTGTGTTATCTCCCCTGGTGGAGCAGTGGAAACCAACCTCCCAAGAAGTAGAAGACAGCTTTGGCATTGGCTTTGGAATGAGCCTTCCTCAAGCAATACAACAGTGGCAATTGGGTGAAGGTACTACCGTGATTCCCAGCGGTTACCATTATAGTTACAACACACCTATAAGCACGCCTGAGGGAACTTCGGGGTTTGCTTTGGGTCCAAGAGATGGGCGATGA